In a single window of the Equus quagga isolate Etosha38 chromosome 7, UCLA_HA_Equagga_1.0, whole genome shotgun sequence genome:
- the LOC124242640 gene encoding tRNA (guanine-N(7)-)-methyltransferase-like, translating into MGASLGDATKGASLPPRRPVRARLAGSVSQCGGRGMRSPARTILTAAPPAARAPATQLETAGARGPRGEGAEPAAAARSGRGRGRPAAHPGRPLGRDCWEEVGRRGRRARGERRTHLPPVAQGFSEAARPTPPLWGGRRRFRASCVTSVCTAALASVGVSSRTAIGREPLGSSPHPHPQAPRPRLPCSHKAGSGGRPAWVPAASGGVGDSWPLDGVDLCSHVRG; encoded by the coding sequence ATGGGCGCGAGCTTGGGGGACGCGACGAAGGGAGCGAGCCTGCCGCCTAGGCGACCAGTCCGAGCCCGACTCGCCGGCTCAGTCAGTCAGTGCGGCGGCAGGGGCATGCGAAGTCCCGCTCGGACCATTTTAACTGCGGCTCCGCCGGCGGCGCGCGCACCCGCGACTCAGCTCGAAACCGCAGGAGCGCGCGGCCCgcgcggggagggggcggagccggcggcggcggcgcgctcggggcgggggcgcgggcgccCGGCTGCTCACCCGGGACGGCCGCTAGGCAGGGACTGCTGGGAAGAAGTGGGCCGACGAGGACGTAGGGCTCGCGGGGAGCGGCGCACGCACCTCCCTCCGGTCGCCCAAGGTTTCTCGGAGGCCGCTAGGCCCACGCCCCCTTTGTGGGGCGGGAGGAGACGCTTCCGAGCCAGCTGTGTGACATCCGTTTGCACAGCCGCGCTGGCGTCCGTAGGTGTAAGTTCAAGAACTGCTATTGGCCGGGAGCCGCTCGgctcttcccctcacccccacccccaggctccgAGACCCAGGTTGCCCTGTAGCCATAAAGCCGGTTCCGGCGGAAGGCCAGCCTGGGTCCCGGCTGCCTCCGGTGGAGTAGGGGATTCGTGGCCCTTGGATGGGGTCGACCTGTGTTCTCACGTGAGGGGCTAA
- the LOC124242112 gene encoding superoxide dismutase [Mn], mitochondrial-like encodes MQLHHSKHHAAYVNNLNVTKKYKEALAKGDVTAQTALQPALKFNGGGHINHTIFWTNLSPNGGGEPKGQLRDANFGSFDKFKQKLTAVSAGVQGLGWGWLGFNKDQGRLQIVACPNQDPLQGTTGLIPLLGIDVWEHAYYLQYKNVRPDYLKAIWNVINWENVSERYMACKK; translated from the coding sequence ATGCAGCTGCACCACAGCAAGCACCACGCGGCCTATGTGAACAACCTGAACGTCACCAAGAAGTACAAGGAGGCGCTGGCCAAGGGGGACGTGACAGCTCAGACTGCTTTGCAGCCTGCACTGAAGTTCAATGGTGGAGGCCATATCAATCATACCATTTTCTGGACAAACCTGAGCCCCAATGGCGGGGGAGAACCCAAAGGGCAATTGCGGGACGCCAACTTTGGTTCCTTCGACAAATTTAAACAGAAGTTGACCGCTGTATCGGCTGGTGTCCAAGGCTTGGGTTGGGGTTGGCTTGGTTTCAATAAGGACCAGGGACGCCTCCAGATTGTTGCCTGTCCTAACCAGGATCCCCTGCAGGGAACAACAGGTCTTATTCCCCTGCTGGGGATTGACGTGTGGGAGCACGCTTATTACCTTCAGTATAAAAACGTCAGGCCTGATTATCTGAAAGCCATTTGGAATGTGATCAACTGGGAGAATGTATCTGAGAGATACATGGCTTgcaaaaagtaa